One Trichormus variabilis 0441 genomic window, CGGAGAGTGGGGGAGATGAGGAAGGACTGTTGACTGTGAGACAGTAGCATTCTTCTCTACGTTCGCGGTAGCGTTGCGTAGCCAAGACAGACGCTGCGCGTTCAACGTCCGGTAGGGAAGACGCTTTGCGTTGTAGGCGGAATGCCGTTAGCGTAGTGGTAGGGACATTAGGAGCATCACTTGGAGGGTTGACTGTTTACTCTTAATGATAAAAATATGCTGTATTTTTTCAAGTAATCACTACTCTCTACCTATGTTATGACAGTTTTAAATTATAATTAATCTCAATAAAATAGATATTAAATTAACGGTAATAGAGATATGTAACTCTTACGGTGTAAGACTTTGATACATTTGATTGATGTTTAAATATCTACAATTAGAAGTAAACTTATAAGTCATAGAACTGGGTGTTTAAAAATATCTATGGCTTACGATAACCGTGCGGCAGTACGCAAAGTTTTACTGATTACCCTAGTGCTAAACTTGTTTGTGATGGGGTTAAAAGCATTTGTAGGGTATTTAACTGGTTCTCTCAGCTTGTTAGCCGATGCGTTGCATAGTGTCACAGATAGCGCCAACAATATTCTGGGATTATTTGCTAGTAACTTTTCTTCTCCATATCCCGATCGCGAACATCCTTACGGACACCACAAATTTGAAGCTGTAGGTGCTTTGGGAATCGCCGCATTTTTAGGAATAGCCTGCTTTGAAATTCTCCAAGGTGCGATTGAGCGCATTCTCAAGGGTGGCGCACCTGTAAGAATTTCGCCGCCTGAGTTGTGGTTGTTGCTGATTGTCTTGGGAGTAAATATTTTTGTGGCGTTCTATGAACGTAATGAGGGTAAGCGGGTAGGTAGTCAAATCTTAATTGCTGATGCGACCCATACTATGAGCGATGTGTGGGTAACAATCTCGGTAATATTTGGTTTGATTGGGGTTTGGCTTGGGTATCAATGGCTAGATATAGTGTTAGCTTTTCCGGTAGCTTTGTTGGTATTTTGGAGTGGTTGGTCAGTTTTAAAAGAGAATTTACCTTGGTTGGTGGATCAAATGGCGATCGCACCAGAAGCCATACACGCGATCGCCGTTGCTGTACCTGGGGTAATTAATTGTCACGATATCGCCTCACGGGGTGTCCTCGGTCGTCAAGTCTTCATGGAAATGCACTTAATAGTAGATGCGCCAGATGTGGAAACTGCTCATCGCATTACCGAAGAAGTCGAAAGACGGCTAGAAGAACGCTTCAGTCCAGTCAGGATTATCATTCACGTCGAACCACCAGCCTATGAGTCTGAGCAAATCAGTTTTGAAACTGGATCGAAATAGAGAATAGGGAAAAAAGGCTGTTGTCATCGCACCTAGCTACGAAAAAATCAAATAGGATGGCG contains:
- a CDS encoding cation diffusion facilitator family transporter; translation: MAYDNRAAVRKVLLITLVLNLFVMGLKAFVGYLTGSLSLLADALHSVTDSANNILGLFASNFSSPYPDREHPYGHHKFEAVGALGIAAFLGIACFEILQGAIERILKGGAPVRISPPELWLLLIVLGVNIFVAFYERNEGKRVGSQILIADATHTMSDVWVTISVIFGLIGVWLGYQWLDIVLAFPVALLVFWSGWSVLKENLPWLVDQMAIAPEAIHAIAVAVPGVINCHDIASRGVLGRQVFMEMHLIVDAPDVETAHRITEEVERRLEERFSPVRIIIHVEPPAYESEQISFETGSK